A region from the Rosa rugosa chromosome 6, drRosRugo1.1, whole genome shotgun sequence genome encodes:
- the LOC133713557 gene encoding carotenoid cleavage dioxygenase 7, chloroplastic-like codes for MCAPTWPLYNSIGSRMLSPLNCHLLQIPNMQASPFQVIPKPIFPSPINIPPVHRRPPSQRVRAITTSTANETHTPITMSTLEVVDASVGDFWDYQFLFVSQRLETNEPVTLQVVEGAVPMEFPSGTYYLAGPGIFRDDHGSTMHPLDGHGYLRAFTFDGVNGDKFSVKFMARYVNTEAKVEEHDPVTNTWRFRHRGLFSMLKRGEKVWNTKVMKNVANTSVVSWGGRLLCLWDGGEPYEIEPERLDTIGKVKLMDGWDSVVERRSDGGDVWDVAARLLKPILYGVFKMPVKRLLAHYKFDARRNRLLLMSCNAEDIFLPRNNFTFYEFDSNFKVVGKKEFIIPDHLMIHDWAFTATSYILFANRVKLEFTGAMTSFCGITPTIAALSVNPSKETSPIYVLPRFPNEVNYNRDWRVPVEAPSQFWLLHVGNAYESLDENGNSEIQIQASVCSYEWFTLHKLLGYDWQSGKLDPSIMYLNGNKSKKMPHLVQVSIHLDTDGICQRCDIEPLNQWIKSSDFPVINPAFSGSKNKYIYAAAFSGSRRALPNFPYDMVVKLNLSTKSVRTWSADSRRFIGEPTFIAKGSEEDEGYILVVEYAVAVQRCYLVILDSKRIGAADALVARLEVPKHLNFPLGFHGFWASNE; via the exons ATGTGCGCACCAACATGGCCTCTATATAATTCGATTGGAAGCAGGATGCTGTCGCCATTAAATTGCCATCTCCTCCAAATACCCAATATGCAAGCCAGCCCCTTTCAAGTCATTCCCAAACCAATATTTCCCTCACCGATAAACATACCTCCTGTGCACCGACGTCCTCCCTCGCAACGAGTTCGTGCCATCACTACTTCCACAGCCAATGAAACCCATACTCCAATTACCATGTCAACTCTAGAAGTGGTCGATGCCTCCGTGGGCGACTTCTGGGACTACCAGTTCCTCTTCGTCTCACAACGCTTGGAAACAAACGAGCCCGTGACTCTACAAGTCGTCGAAGGTGCGGTCCCGATGGAGTTTCCTTCCGGAACATACTACTTGGCGGGACCGGGGATCTTCAGGGATGACCACGGTTCGACAATGCACCCTTTAGACGGTCACGGCTACCTCAGGGCTTTTACTTTCGATGGGGTTAATGGGGATAAGTTCAGTGTCAAGTTCATGGCGAGGTACGTGAATACTGAGGCAAAGGTGGAAGAGCACGACCCGGTGACCAACACGTGGCGGTTCCGACATAGGGGGTTGTTCTCGATGCTGAAGAGAGGAGAGAAAGTTTGGAACACCAAGGTGATGAAAAATGTGGCGAATACTAGTGTGGTGAGCTGGGGTGGGAGACTGTTGTGCTTGTGGGATGGCGGGGAACCATACGAAATTGAACCGGAGAGGTTGGATACGATCGGGAAGGTCAAGCTGATGGATGGTTGGGATTCAGTGGTGGAGAGGAGAAGCGATGGTGGTGATGTATGGGATGTTGCAGCAAGGTTGCTGAAGCCGATTTTGTACG GAGTGTTTAAGATGCCAGTGAAGCGATTATTAGCTCATTATAAGTTCGATGCTCGCAGAAATAGACTTCTTTTAATGTCTTGTAATGCAGAAGATATTTTTTTACCGCGCAACAATTTTACATTTTATG AATTTGATTCAAATTTTAAGGTGGTTGGAAAGAAAGAATTCATCATCCCTGATCACTTGATGATTCATGATTGGGCTTTCACAGCCACTAGTTATATACTATTTGCTAATCGTGTCAAGCTTGAATTCACCG GTGCAATGACTTCATTTTGTGGAATTACTCCAACAATTGCAGCATTATCAGTGAACCCTAGCAAGGAAACTTCTCCCATATATGTGCTTCCTCGGTTTCCTAATGAAGTGAATTATAATCGAGATTGGAGAGTGCCTGTTGAAGCTCCTTCACAATTTTGGCTGCTACATGTAGGCAATGCCTATGAGAGTTTGGATGAAAATGGGAATTCGGAGATCCAAATACAAGCTTCTGTTTGCTCTTACGAGTGGTTCACATTACATAAATTACTTG GATATGATTGGCAAAGTGGTAAACTGGACCCTTCGATTATGTACTTAAATGGAAACAAAAGCAAGAAAATGCCTCACCTTG TGCAGGTTTCCATCCACTTGGATACCGATGGGATCTGTCAAAGATGTGATATTGAGCCATTAAACCAATGGATCAAGTCATCAGATTTTCCCGTCATAAATCCAGCATTTTCAGGCAGCAAGAATAAATACATATATGCAGCAGCTTTTTCAGGTTCTCGCAGGGCATTGCCAAACTTTCCATATGACATGGTGGTGAAGCTCAATCTTTCAACTAAATCTGTGCGCACATGGTCTGCTGATAGTCGAAGATTTATCGGCGAACCCACTTTCATAGCCAAAGGTTCCGAAGAAGATGAGGGTTACATTCTTGTGGTTGAG TATGCAGTTGCAGTTCAAAGGTGCTATCTGGTTATCTTGGATTCAAAGAGGATTGGAGCGGCTGATGCACTTGTGGCAAGACTTGAAGTCCCCAAACACCTAAATTTTCCTCTTGGTTTTCATGGTTTCTGGGCCAGTAACGAATAG
- the LOC133718098 gene encoding uncharacterized protein LOC133718098 — protein sequence MSITLLDILTITGLPIDVEPYVHDQFDAVAFPSQMVQTSRAHHSHSYPQWRTHYCKECNATAFLEYWLCKFIFCTSSNKPTGPWASLATALYNGRSVGLGQPVLGALYRTLYQATMHLFEVNISRPFWILDFWIQVYFPHFHRLDIPKFPPADALLGQWLCRGERYISPPYSEYFSYLYLLDEIPDSDLVLNRRFPPPLEHGFLPRDPDYSNCGSLAFCRAISCSDIRLAADDISYELYAPNHFARQLGLAQLVPFPLYDAWNYNTSWRRVGPATGPPLAQSMLSLINLPNWADELIPFDGVAEGYDHWWSQVSVNC from the coding sequence ATGAGCATAACGTTGCTGGACATCCTCACCATCACGGGGCTTCCTATTGATGTTGAGCCTTATGTACATGACCAGTTCGACGCTGTTGCATTCCCTTCGCAGATGGTTCAAACCAGCCGCGCCCACCACAGCCACTCTTATCCTCAATGGCGAACCCATTACTGTAAAGAATGCAATGCGACTGCCTTCTTGGAATACTGGCTCTGCAAATTCATTTtctgcacttcttccaacaagcCCACTGGTCCTTGGGCTTCTCTGGCGActgccctctacaacggccgcaGTGTCGGCCTTGGGCAACCAGTACTGGGCGCGCTATACCGCACTCTTTATCAGGCCACCATGCACCTTTTTGAAGTGAACATTTCTAGACCCTTTTGGATCCTAGACTTCTGGATACAAGTTTACTTCCCACACTTCCACCGGTTAGACATCCCAAAGTTTCCACCGGCTGACGCGCTTCTGGGTCAATGGCTCTGCCGCGGGGAAAGGTACATCTCCCCTCCTTACTCTGAGTATTTTTCATACTTGTACCTCCTCGACGAGATACCAGACTCGGATCTGGTGCTCAACCGAAGGTTCCCGCCTCCTCTTGAACATGGATTCCTGCCTAGGGACCCAGATTATAGCAACTGCGGGAGTTTGGCTTTCTGTCGCGCCATCTCTTGCTCAGATATCAGGCTCGCGGCTGATGATATCAGTTATGAACTCTACGCTCCcaaccactttgctcgccaacTTGGGTTAGCCCAATTGGTGCCTTTCCCTCTTTACGATGCTTGGAACTACAACACTTCATGGCGCAGAGTTGGCCCCGCAACTGGGCCTCCTCTGGCCCAAAGCATGCTCTCCTTGATCAATCTTCCGAATTGGGCCGATGAACTTATCCCCTTTGACGGAGTCGCCGAGGGCTATGACCACTGGTGGTCCCAGGTCTCTGTTAACTGCTAG
- the LOC133716446 gene encoding uncharacterized protein LOC133716446: MKSRKREDHVADLRKVFERMRLHKLKMNPAKCVFEVQAGDFLGFIVHQRGIEVPKNKANAVINASPLRTKKELQRLLGKINFLRRFISNSVEAGEVLENPVGDRFSYSFQLEVKCTNNQAEYEALIIGLEVLLELGVGDVQVREDSLLVINQLREKFRCTSFLLAPYLDRALELLDQFDDADLEHIPRERNFAANELAQLATGITLKYGVRERILKVERRSLPSWLARPDPPDEPAVAILEPIEVDWRVPLIAYLKQPDSSADKKIRFLDINYFLRNDELRQRGEDGIDFRCIYGREAKRLMREVHAGVCGAHQAGPKMRWLIRRHGYYWPSILRDCIEFAKGCQDCQAHGPVQHIPNIPMHPIIKPWPARGWALDLIGMIHPHSSLQHKFIIVATNFFTKWVEAEPLKEASGATIWQFIFNHIICKFGVPEVLVSDRGAAFLGREVE; encoded by the exons ATGAAGTCTAGAAAGCGAGAGGACCACGTTGCAGACCTCAGAAAGGTCTTTGAGCGCATGCGGCTACACAAACTAAAGATGAATCCGGCCAAGTGCGTTTTCGAAGTTCAGGCTGGTGACTTCCTAGGTTTCATTGTCCACCAAAGGGGCATTGAGGTCCCTAAGAATAAGGCAAACGCGGTCATCAACGCGTCTCCCCTACGAACGAAGAAGGAATTACAAAGGTTATTAGGCAAGATCAATTTCCTGCGGCGGTTCATCTCTAACTCCGTTG AGGCAGGGGAAGTCTTGGAAAACCCAGTTGGGGATCGGTTTTCGTACTCTTTCCAACTGGAGGTCAAGTGTACAAATAACCAAGCcgagtatgaggcccttattATAGGCCTAGAAGTGTTACTAGAGTTGGGGGTTGGAGACGTCCAGGTTCGCGAAGACTCCCTACTCGTCATTAATCAGCTTCGCGAGAAGTTCAGGTGCACTAGCTTTTTACTCGCCCCTTATTTGGATCGCGCACTTGAACTCCTGGATCAATTTGATGATGCGGATCTAGAGCATATCCCTCGCGAGCGCAATTTTGCTGCTAACGAGCTCGCCCAATTGGCAACAGGTATAACTTTAAAGTATGGGGTTCGCGAGAGGATTTTAAAAGTAGAGCGACGCTcgctgccttcgtggctcgcgaGGCCTGATCCACCTGATGAGCCAGCAGTGGCTATTTTGGAACCTATTGAAGTGGATTGGCGTGTTCCCTTGATCGCATACCTCAAGCAGCCAGACTCCTCAGCCGATAAGAAGATCCGTTTTCTCGATATAAATTACTTTCTCAGGAACGATGAGCTACGGCAGCGGGGCGAGGATGGCATAGATTTCCGGTGTATTTACGGTCGCGAGGCCAAGCGCTTGATGCGAGAGGTGCATGCAGGCGTGTGTGGGGCTCACCAAGCGGGCCCAAAAATGCGTTGGCTCATCAGGAGACATGgttattattggcccagcatctTAAGGGATTGTATCGAGTTCGCGAAGGGTTGCCAGGATTGCCAGGCACACGGACCAGTCCAGCACATTCCCAACATCCCCATGCATCCTATAATTAAGCCCTGGCCGGCACGTGGCTGGGCCCTGGACTTGATTGGCATGATTCATCCTCACTCTTCTCTTcagcacaagttcatcatcgtcgctaCTAACTTCTTTACTAAATGGGTAGAAGCCGAGCCTTTAAAGGAGGCTTCCGGCGCCACCATTTGGCAATTCATCTTTAATCACATTATTTGCAAGTTTGGCGTCCCAGAGGTCTTGGTCTCTGACAGGGGAGCAGCATTCCTGGGTCGCGAAGTGGAGTAG